One Vicinamibacterales bacterium genomic window, CCTCGAACTGCTCCTCGATCATGGGTACGACTTCTTCACCGGGGTGCCCTGCTCGCTGCTGAAAGGGCTCATCAGCCGTCTCGAGGCCGACCCTGGCCTCGGCTACGTCAGCGCTGTGCGGGAGGATTCGGCGATCGGGCTAGCCGTCGGCGCCTGGCTGGGCGGGCGACAGCCGGTCGTCCTCATGCAGAACAGCGGTCTTGCCGTCTGCACCAATGCCCTCACCTCGCTCAGCCAGATCTACGACGTACCGGCGCTGCTCGTGGTCAGTTGGCGCGGTCGCGGCGGGAAGGACGCGCCCGAGCATTTGGTCATGGGGCGGATCATGGAGGACTACCTCGCGCTGCTCGAGCTGCCCTACGAGCTCGTCGATCCGGCGCGCCTCGACGAACAGGTGACGTCGATTGCCGGCACCATGCGGCGCACGTCACGGCCGGTC contains:
- a CDS encoding thiamine pyrophosphate-binding protein is translated as MSDSGMSAWFLELLLDHGYDFFTGVPCSLLKGLISRLEADPGLGYVSAVREDSAIGLAVGAWLGGRQPVVLMQNSGLAVCTNALTSLSQIYDVPALLVVSWRGRGGKDAPEHLVMGRIMEDYLALLELPYELVDPARLDEQVTSIAGTMRRTSRPVALVVPEGVFE